Part of the Citrus sinensis cultivar Valencia sweet orange chromosome 2, DVS_A1.0, whole genome shotgun sequence genome, AATGAAGACCAgatatcaatttgtacaatatCCTTTCCTCTTGGCATAACTGTTTGGATGGATCTGCAGTTGAGGTAGATAATGAACAGACTGTGTCATTGTGAAAACAAGGGTGAAGAACTAAATTAAGAACCTCCAGTCTTAGTAGAAGGGAAACAGCCTCAACAAACATGAAATAACAGAAGCAAGAGACTAACGTAAAACAAGTTTGACAGCATGACCAAGTAGAAATGCACAGCAAATACAACGAAAATCATAAAAGCAAATAATCTTGCAGcaactttaaagaaaaaattcaaaagtcgGATAAGGAAGATATCACTTCACTTGATAAATATTAACTTCTAAAAGCTTCAACACAAGCAGAGGTGTTGTTTCCGAAGTACAAGAGAACCAGAAATAGTACATGTGAGAAAGGccataaaagaataaagagcAAAGCTAGAAGAAGCAGCAAAACCATCATAAACCAAAAACATGAATATTACAGCttatcatcaaataaaaacaattttggCTTCAAATAACATATGAGATGCATGCATGGAGAGAGGCAGCATGAACTCACATGTAGGGCAATTTTCTGAGTAAATAGCATCCCATATCCTTCTAGCTGATGGACCAGTGTAGCCAGTATAACGTTCAGGATTCAGTTGGAGATTTACATATGTCATCTCAGCTGCAAAAGGAAATGCACATCACTTGATACATCCATACTCAATTTAAGGGGAGATAAACAACCGAGTTGTCTAATCAGAAGAgataaaactaaaagaaatgtGCATTGAATCTATTGATACGGATTATCATTATATAATCTTTCTCTAGTGTGGGtacctttattattattattattattattttcattcgGACACACTTTCAAACTATGAGGTTTAAGAGAGttagtttttaacttttttaaaccGCATGGTTTAAAAGTGTGTCCACATTAAGAAAAATGCGGGCATCTGCACTGcgaatgattatatatatataatcaactAGCAAGCTTAAAATGCAACAATTTCATGcttataacaaattaaaagttaaatatgTGGTTGTGCTTGAATACAAACGAAAGACTAACCATTGTCAGTTTCATCATCATGAGTCCATGGGTTGTCGGTTTCTGTCCAGCCTCTGAAAGCCTGACTGTCTAGAGTGCGATCCACAGCAGCCTCTGGCTTTCCTTCTTGACATGCAAGATCATCAGACGAGAGGCCACGAATGAAGGGCTTCTTAAAACTTTCTGGAAATTCAGTTTCAGGGCATTCACAAACACTGCAGTCCCGGAGACGGCACATACCATCATCAGGCCAGAAAGGGCAGTCACACCACAACTTAACCTAGCACATACACCAACAGAGCTTTATAACTATCCGATTCCAGTGATTGAAGGTAAGTGAAACaacaaaattggaaaaaaaaatggagaactAAAATACATCAAGAAATGAGCAGGAATCAGAAATATTTTCATccagcattttttttttcatccagCATTTTTGAGACGAACTTCACTTTTTTGAGTTATGAATATTACTTGCTGATGGCATTttggtttcaatttttagCCTATTTGTTTCATATGGAATCATAAACAAACCTTGAAATATCGGAAAAATGGAGTTTTAACAAGCTCCTGTAGTGAAGGATGCAACACTTGCTCATTCAGCTGATTCACAGTCTCGTAATCACAGCAACAATCCTCCACCACGCCGCTGTACTTGTCTTTCTCCTgcacaaaattcaaaattcgaATGCAATTAATCGCTCAATCAAGCAGATTGAATCAAACTAACACAATCTAAACAAAATGACAGCACTTATTTATCTAATCCGATCTTTTTAAGCAACGAATTCATAAATGTGAATTTTGCGAGCagctaaaattgaaaaataagcaaaaaaaaaaaaaaacaatgcgAAAGCAAAATCATTATcgacattttaatttaatttcgtAATACCTGAGCACAGTGACAGCTCTTATCGGCCGGTGCAAAGTGAGATAAATTTGGTGATTTTAAAGCATAAGCCAAGGCTACGGCAATCAAAATCGCAATTAGAGCGCCAACTAATAAACTCCATCGCGTTTTGTAACTCGtgcctttcttcttcttttcagCCTCCGGTTCCACCATTGCACGGTACTAAAAATCTCTGAACGGCCTAATAAAACCAACCTTTATCTGTTTGGTTTCcgagaaattgaaagagataAACAGAAATTGGAATTGGCAGCTTAGCGCTACTGTTTCCTTCTGCGTATTGTATGTATTATCTTATTTCATTAGTCAGTAATTAAAACAGAAGTTAGTAACATATTTTTTAGTCAGACAATAACGGGATTTTATATATAACTATAATGTGACTGAAAACTAAAGAGATCAAGGGAAAACGATGGGCGCTGAATGTTGATTGCTGATGGTTTTTGATCGTCTCTTCTCGCTTTCGTGAATTCGAAGCAGTTAAAACAATGGGCAAGAGCAATTCAGGGTACCAAAAGACCGC contains:
- the LOC102621155 gene encoding endoplasmic reticulum oxidoreductin-2-like isoform X1, producing MVEPEAEKKKKGTSYKTRWSLLVGALIAILIAVALAYALKSPNLSHFAPADKSCHCAQEKDKYSGVVEDCCCDYETVNQLNEQVLHPSLQELVKTPFFRYFKVKLWCDCPFWPDDGMCRLRDCSVCECPETEFPESFKKPFIRGLSSDDLACQEGKPEAAVDRTLDSQAFRGWTETDNPWTHDDETDNAEMTYVNLQLNPERYTGYTGPSARRIWDAIYSENCPTFCSLSTSTADPSKQLCQEERILYKLISGLHSSISIHIAADYLLDEANNLWGQNLTLMYDRVLRYPDRVRNLYFTFLFVLRAVTKAAEYLEQAEYETGNPMEDLKTQSLMKQLLYNPQLQAACPLPFDEAKLWKGQRGPELKQKIQGQFRNISALMDCVGCEKCRLWGKLQVLGLGTALKILFSVNGEEHLSQTLQLQRNEVIALMNLLNRLSESVKLVHEMGPAAEKVVEGQNSSPTAFSRLLEKMQASIL
- the LOC102621155 gene encoding endoplasmic reticulum oxidoreductin-2-like isoform X2 — its product is MVEPEAEKKKKGTSYKTRWSLLVGALIAILIAVALAYALKSPNLSHFAPADKSCHCAQEKDKYSGVVEDCCCDYETVNQLNEQVLHPSLQELVKTPFFRYFKVKLWCDCPFWPDDGMCRLRDCSVCECPETEFPESFKKPFIRGLSSDDLACQEGKPEAAVDRTLDSQAFRGWTETDNPWTHDDETDNAEMTYVNLQLNPERYTGYTGPSARRIWDAIYSENCPTYPSKQLCQEERILYKLISGLHSSISIHIAADYLLDEANNLWGQNLTLMYDRVLRYPDRVRNLYFTFLFVLRAVTKAAEYLEQAEYETGNPMEDLKTQSLMKQLLYNPQLQAACPLPFDEAKLWKGQRGPELKQKIQGQFRNISALMDCVGCEKCRLWGKLQVLGLGTALKILFSVNGEEHLSQTLQLQRNEVIALMNLLNRLSESVKLVHEMGPAAEKVVEGQNSSPTAFSRLLEKMQASIL